One window of the Osmerus mordax isolate fOsmMor3 chromosome 2, fOsmMor3.pri, whole genome shotgun sequence genome contains the following:
- the LOC136957754 gene encoding ATP-dependent RNA helicase DDX3X-like isoform X7, translating to MSHVVVDNPHGLDQQLAALDLNSADGQGGGGTGRRYIPPHLRNKEASKNGNALSTGRQCGYSMAPVTLYSPGWDGGRGNGFVNGFHDNRTNGGFGGRAPPRTDRGGRGSFRGIRGGVSFNHPMQSAGFSGEGGWGGAPRDAAYNSFGGRSDSRGKSAFFNDRGASNRGNRGGFGGGGNSRWQEDSRDEEDWSKPTVANERLEQELFSSSNTGINFEKYDDIPVEATGANCPPHIDSFHDVEMGEIIMGNIALTRYTRPTPVQKYAIPIIKSKRDLMACAQTGSGKTAAFLLPVLSQIYCEGPGEAAQATKGGQDNGKYGRRKQYPLALVLAPTRELALQIYDEARKFAYRSRVRPCVVYGGADIGQQIRDLERGCHLLVATPGRLVDMMERGKIGLDYCNFLVLDEADRMLDMGFEPQIRRIVEQDTMPPKGMRQTMMFSATFPKEIQILARDFLEDYIFLAVGRVGSTSENITQKVVWVEDGDKRSFLLDLLNATVIPSDVQEIVPDAPEKPGKDSLTLVFVETKKGADALEDFLYREGYACTSIHGDRSQRDREEALQQFRSGRCPILVATAVAARGLDISNVKHVINFDLPSDIEEYVHRIGRTGRVGNLGLATSFFNDKNSNITKDLLDILVEAKQEVPTWLESLAYEHQHKSTTRGRGKRFSGGFGARDYRQTPGGAANSFGGGGRGGVRTPGGNRGFGGGGGGFGGNFYNNDGYGGNYSHSGSVDWWGN from the exons ATGAGTCATGTGGTCGTCGATAATCCACACGGTCTAGATCAGCAG CTTGCTGCCCTAGACTTGAACTCTGCAGACGGACAGGGTGGTGGTGGAACTGGCA GGCGTTATATTCCTCCTCACTTAAGGAACAAAGAGGCTTCCAAAAACG GAAATGCTTTATCCACTGGTAGACAGTGCGGTTATTCAATGGCACCAGTGACTCTCT ACTCTCCTGGATGGGATGGTGGACGCGGTAACGGCTTTGTGAATGGTTTCCATGACAACCGCACGAACGGGGGCTTCGGAGGGCGTGCGCCCCCCCGCACTGATAGAGGTGGGCGTGGCAGCTTCCGTGGTATCAGGGGCGGAGTCTCGTTTAATCACCCAATGCAAAGTGCAG GGTTTTCAGGAGAGGGTGGCTGGGGAGGCGCTCCCAGGGACGCGGCCTACAACAGCTTTGGAGGACGCTCTGACAGCAGGGGCAAGTCTGCCTTCTTCAATGACCGTGGAGCAAGCAACAGGGGAAA tCGTGGAGGATTCGGAGGGGGCGGAAATAGCCGCTGGCAGGAGGACTCCAGAGACGAAGAGGATTGGTCCAAACCCACTGTGGCCAATGAGCGCCTGGAACA AGAGCTGTTTTCTAGCAGCAACACAGGGATTAACTTTGAGAAGTATGATGACATTCCTGTGGAGGCCACTGGAGCCAACTGCCCTCCTCACATAGACAGC TTCCATGAtgtggagatgggggagatCATCATGGGCAACATTGCCCTGACCCGGTACACACGACCCACCCCGGTCCAGAAGTATGCCATCCCCATCATAAAGTCTAAGAGGGACTTGATGGCCTGCGCTCAAACTG gctctGGTAAGACTGCGGCCTTCCTGCTGCCGGTGCTGAGTCAGATATACTGTGAAGGACCGGGAGAAGCTGCGCAGGCCACCAAGGGAGGGCAG GATAATGGCAAGTACGGCCGTCGTAAGCAGTaccccctggccctggtcctggcaccCACCAGAGAGCTGGCCCTGCAGATCTACGACGAGGCCAGGAAG TTTGCGTACCGCTCACGTGTGCGTCCCTGCGTGGTCTACGGAGGAGCGGACATCGGCCAGCAGATCAGAGACCTGGAGCGAGGCTGCCACCTGCTGGTCGCAACGCCTGGACGCCTGGTGGACATGATGGAGAGGGGCAAGATCGGCCTGGACTACTGCAA CTTCCTGGTGCTGGATGAAGCTGACCGCATGCTGGACATGGGCTTCGAGCCTCAGATCCGACGCATCGTGGAGCAGGACACCATGCCTCCCAAGGGCATGCGCCAAACCATGATGTTTAGCGCCACCTTCCCCAAGGAGATCCAG ATCCTTGCTCGGGATTTCCTGGAGGACTACATCTTCCTGGCCGTAGGTCGCGTGGGGTCCACCTCTGAGAACATCACCCAGAaggtggtgtgggtggaggaCGGGGACAAGAGGTCCTTCCTCCTCGATCTGCTGAACGCCACGG TCATTCCCAGTGATGTTCAGGAAATAGTGCCGGATGCTCCAGAGAAACCTG GTAAGGACTCCCTGACGCTGGTGTTTGTGGAGACCAAGAAGGGAGCTGATGCCCTTGAGGACTTCCTGTATCGTGAGGGATACGCCTGCACTAGTATCCATGGAGACCGttcccagagagacagagaggaggcacTGCAGCAGTTCCGCTCTGGACGTTGCCCCATCCTGGTGGCCACAGCG GTGGCTGCCAGAGGGTTGGATATCAGCAATGTGAAACATGTGATCAACTTTGACCTGCCCAGTGATATTGAAGAGTACGTTCACCGTATTGGCCGTACTGGACGTGTGGGAAACCTGG GGCTGGCCACGTCGTTCTTTAACGACAAAAACAGCAACATAACCAAAGACCTGCTGGACATTCTGGTGGAGGCAAAGCAGGAGGTCCCCACCTGGCTAGAGAGTCTGGCGTACGAACACCAGCACAAGAGCACCACCCGAGGACGCGGCAAGAG GTTCTCTGGAGGCTTCGGAGCCAGGGACTACCGTCAGACGCCCGGCGGAGCTGCCAACAGCTTTGGAGGCGGGGGCCGTGGCGGAGTGCGCACTCCTGGAGGAAACAGAGGcttcgggggaggaggag GTGGCTTTGGGGGCAACTTCTACAACAATGACGGCTACGGTGGCAACTACAGCCACTCTGGCAGCGTGGACTGGTGGGGCAACTAG
- the LOC136957754 gene encoding ATP-dependent RNA helicase DDX3X-like isoform X5 translates to MSHVVVDNPHGLDQQLAALDLNSADGQGGGGTGRRYIPPHLRNKEASKNAGNALSTGRQCGYSMAPVTLCYPGLGSHDPGFYPAYSGGWAHRCDSPGWDGGRGNGFVNGFHDNRTNGGFGGRAPPRTDRGFSGEGGWGGAPRDAAYNSFGGRSDSRGKSAFFNDRGASNRGNRGGFGGGGNSRWQEDSRDEEDWSKPTVANERLEQELFSSSNTGINFEKYDDIPVEATGANCPPHIDSFHDVEMGEIIMGNIALTRYTRPTPVQKYAIPIIKSKRDLMACAQTGSGKTAAFLLPVLSQIYCEGPGEAAQATKGGQDNGKYGRRKQYPLALVLAPTRELALQIYDEARKFAYRSRVRPCVVYGGADIGQQIRDLERGCHLLVATPGRLVDMMERGKIGLDYCNFLVLDEADRMLDMGFEPQIRRIVEQDTMPPKGMRQTMMFSATFPKEIQILARDFLEDYIFLAVGRVGSTSENITQKVVWVEDGDKRSFLLDLLNATVIPSDVQEIVPDAPEKPGKDSLTLVFVETKKGADALEDFLYREGYACTSIHGDRSQRDREEALQQFRSGRCPILVATAVAARGLDISNVKHVINFDLPSDIEEYVHRIGRTGRVGNLGLATSFFNDKNSNITKDLLDILVEAKQEVPTWLESLAYEHQHKSTTRGRGKRFSGGFGARDYRQTPGGAANSFGGGGRGGVRTPGGNRGFGGGGGGFGGNFYNNDGYGGNYSHSGSVDWWGN, encoded by the exons ATGAGTCATGTGGTCGTCGATAATCCACACGGTCTAGATCAGCAG CTTGCTGCCCTAGACTTGAACTCTGCAGACGGACAGGGTGGTGGTGGAACTGGCA GGCGTTATATTCCTCCTCACTTAAGGAACAAAGAGGCTTCCAAAAACG CAGGAAATGCTTTATCCACTGGTAGACAGTGCGGTTATTCAATGGCACCAGTGACTCTCT GTTACCCAGGACTGGGCTCTCATGACCCAGGCTTCTACCCTGCCTACAGTGGGGGCTGGGCTCACAGATGTG ACTCTCCTGGATGGGATGGTGGACGCGGTAACGGCTTTGTGAATGGTTTCCATGACAACCGCACGAACGGGGGCTTCGGAGGGCGTGCGCCCCCCCGCACTGATAGAG GGTTTTCAGGAGAGGGTGGCTGGGGAGGCGCTCCCAGGGACGCGGCCTACAACAGCTTTGGAGGACGCTCTGACAGCAGGGGCAAGTCTGCCTTCTTCAATGACCGTGGAGCAAGCAACAGGGGAAA tCGTGGAGGATTCGGAGGGGGCGGAAATAGCCGCTGGCAGGAGGACTCCAGAGACGAAGAGGATTGGTCCAAACCCACTGTGGCCAATGAGCGCCTGGAACA AGAGCTGTTTTCTAGCAGCAACACAGGGATTAACTTTGAGAAGTATGATGACATTCCTGTGGAGGCCACTGGAGCCAACTGCCCTCCTCACATAGACAGC TTCCATGAtgtggagatgggggagatCATCATGGGCAACATTGCCCTGACCCGGTACACACGACCCACCCCGGTCCAGAAGTATGCCATCCCCATCATAAAGTCTAAGAGGGACTTGATGGCCTGCGCTCAAACTG gctctGGTAAGACTGCGGCCTTCCTGCTGCCGGTGCTGAGTCAGATATACTGTGAAGGACCGGGAGAAGCTGCGCAGGCCACCAAGGGAGGGCAG GATAATGGCAAGTACGGCCGTCGTAAGCAGTaccccctggccctggtcctggcaccCACCAGAGAGCTGGCCCTGCAGATCTACGACGAGGCCAGGAAG TTTGCGTACCGCTCACGTGTGCGTCCCTGCGTGGTCTACGGAGGAGCGGACATCGGCCAGCAGATCAGAGACCTGGAGCGAGGCTGCCACCTGCTGGTCGCAACGCCTGGACGCCTGGTGGACATGATGGAGAGGGGCAAGATCGGCCTGGACTACTGCAA CTTCCTGGTGCTGGATGAAGCTGACCGCATGCTGGACATGGGCTTCGAGCCTCAGATCCGACGCATCGTGGAGCAGGACACCATGCCTCCCAAGGGCATGCGCCAAACCATGATGTTTAGCGCCACCTTCCCCAAGGAGATCCAG ATCCTTGCTCGGGATTTCCTGGAGGACTACATCTTCCTGGCCGTAGGTCGCGTGGGGTCCACCTCTGAGAACATCACCCAGAaggtggtgtgggtggaggaCGGGGACAAGAGGTCCTTCCTCCTCGATCTGCTGAACGCCACGG TCATTCCCAGTGATGTTCAGGAAATAGTGCCGGATGCTCCAGAGAAACCTG GTAAGGACTCCCTGACGCTGGTGTTTGTGGAGACCAAGAAGGGAGCTGATGCCCTTGAGGACTTCCTGTATCGTGAGGGATACGCCTGCACTAGTATCCATGGAGACCGttcccagagagacagagaggaggcacTGCAGCAGTTCCGCTCTGGACGTTGCCCCATCCTGGTGGCCACAGCG GTGGCTGCCAGAGGGTTGGATATCAGCAATGTGAAACATGTGATCAACTTTGACCTGCCCAGTGATATTGAAGAGTACGTTCACCGTATTGGCCGTACTGGACGTGTGGGAAACCTGG GGCTGGCCACGTCGTTCTTTAACGACAAAAACAGCAACATAACCAAAGACCTGCTGGACATTCTGGTGGAGGCAAAGCAGGAGGTCCCCACCTGGCTAGAGAGTCTGGCGTACGAACACCAGCACAAGAGCACCACCCGAGGACGCGGCAAGAG GTTCTCTGGAGGCTTCGGAGCCAGGGACTACCGTCAGACGCCCGGCGGAGCTGCCAACAGCTTTGGAGGCGGGGGCCGTGGCGGAGTGCGCACTCCTGGAGGAAACAGAGGcttcgggggaggaggag GTGGCTTTGGGGGCAACTTCTACAACAATGACGGCTACGGTGGCAACTACAGCCACTCTGGCAGCGTGGACTGGTGGGGCAACTAG
- the LOC136957754 gene encoding ATP-dependent RNA helicase DDX3X-like isoform X8, producing the protein MSHVVVDNPHGLDQQLAALDLNSADGQGGGGTGRRYIPPHLRNKEASKNDSPGWDGGRGNGFVNGFHDNRTNGGFGGRAPPRTDRGGRGSFRGIRGGVSFNHPMQSAGFSGEGGWGGAPRDAAYNSFGGRSDSRGKSAFFNDRGASNRGNRGGFGGGGNSRWQEDSRDEEDWSKPTVANERLEQELFSSSNTGINFEKYDDIPVEATGANCPPHIDSFHDVEMGEIIMGNIALTRYTRPTPVQKYAIPIIKSKRDLMACAQTGSGKTAAFLLPVLSQIYCEGPGEAAQATKGGQDNGKYGRRKQYPLALVLAPTRELALQIYDEARKFAYRSRVRPCVVYGGADIGQQIRDLERGCHLLVATPGRLVDMMERGKIGLDYCNFLVLDEADRMLDMGFEPQIRRIVEQDTMPPKGMRQTMMFSATFPKEIQILARDFLEDYIFLAVGRVGSTSENITQKVVWVEDGDKRSFLLDLLNATVIPSDVQEIVPDAPEKPGKDSLTLVFVETKKGADALEDFLYREGYACTSIHGDRSQRDREEALQQFRSGRCPILVATAVAARGLDISNVKHVINFDLPSDIEEYVHRIGRTGRVGNLGLATSFFNDKNSNITKDLLDILVEAKQEVPTWLESLAYEHQHKSTTRGRGKRFSGGFGARDYRQTPGGAANSFGGGGRGGVRTPGGNRGFGGGGGGFGGNFYNNDGYGGNYSHSGSVDWWGN; encoded by the exons ATGAGTCATGTGGTCGTCGATAATCCACACGGTCTAGATCAGCAG CTTGCTGCCCTAGACTTGAACTCTGCAGACGGACAGGGTGGTGGTGGAACTGGCA GGCGTTATATTCCTCCTCACTTAAGGAACAAAGAGGCTTCCAAAAACG ACTCTCCTGGATGGGATGGTGGACGCGGTAACGGCTTTGTGAATGGTTTCCATGACAACCGCACGAACGGGGGCTTCGGAGGGCGTGCGCCCCCCCGCACTGATAGAGGTGGGCGTGGCAGCTTCCGTGGTATCAGGGGCGGAGTCTCGTTTAATCACCCAATGCAAAGTGCAG GGTTTTCAGGAGAGGGTGGCTGGGGAGGCGCTCCCAGGGACGCGGCCTACAACAGCTTTGGAGGACGCTCTGACAGCAGGGGCAAGTCTGCCTTCTTCAATGACCGTGGAGCAAGCAACAGGGGAAA tCGTGGAGGATTCGGAGGGGGCGGAAATAGCCGCTGGCAGGAGGACTCCAGAGACGAAGAGGATTGGTCCAAACCCACTGTGGCCAATGAGCGCCTGGAACA AGAGCTGTTTTCTAGCAGCAACACAGGGATTAACTTTGAGAAGTATGATGACATTCCTGTGGAGGCCACTGGAGCCAACTGCCCTCCTCACATAGACAGC TTCCATGAtgtggagatgggggagatCATCATGGGCAACATTGCCCTGACCCGGTACACACGACCCACCCCGGTCCAGAAGTATGCCATCCCCATCATAAAGTCTAAGAGGGACTTGATGGCCTGCGCTCAAACTG gctctGGTAAGACTGCGGCCTTCCTGCTGCCGGTGCTGAGTCAGATATACTGTGAAGGACCGGGAGAAGCTGCGCAGGCCACCAAGGGAGGGCAG GATAATGGCAAGTACGGCCGTCGTAAGCAGTaccccctggccctggtcctggcaccCACCAGAGAGCTGGCCCTGCAGATCTACGACGAGGCCAGGAAG TTTGCGTACCGCTCACGTGTGCGTCCCTGCGTGGTCTACGGAGGAGCGGACATCGGCCAGCAGATCAGAGACCTGGAGCGAGGCTGCCACCTGCTGGTCGCAACGCCTGGACGCCTGGTGGACATGATGGAGAGGGGCAAGATCGGCCTGGACTACTGCAA CTTCCTGGTGCTGGATGAAGCTGACCGCATGCTGGACATGGGCTTCGAGCCTCAGATCCGACGCATCGTGGAGCAGGACACCATGCCTCCCAAGGGCATGCGCCAAACCATGATGTTTAGCGCCACCTTCCCCAAGGAGATCCAG ATCCTTGCTCGGGATTTCCTGGAGGACTACATCTTCCTGGCCGTAGGTCGCGTGGGGTCCACCTCTGAGAACATCACCCAGAaggtggtgtgggtggaggaCGGGGACAAGAGGTCCTTCCTCCTCGATCTGCTGAACGCCACGG TCATTCCCAGTGATGTTCAGGAAATAGTGCCGGATGCTCCAGAGAAACCTG GTAAGGACTCCCTGACGCTGGTGTTTGTGGAGACCAAGAAGGGAGCTGATGCCCTTGAGGACTTCCTGTATCGTGAGGGATACGCCTGCACTAGTATCCATGGAGACCGttcccagagagacagagaggaggcacTGCAGCAGTTCCGCTCTGGACGTTGCCCCATCCTGGTGGCCACAGCG GTGGCTGCCAGAGGGTTGGATATCAGCAATGTGAAACATGTGATCAACTTTGACCTGCCCAGTGATATTGAAGAGTACGTTCACCGTATTGGCCGTACTGGACGTGTGGGAAACCTGG GGCTGGCCACGTCGTTCTTTAACGACAAAAACAGCAACATAACCAAAGACCTGCTGGACATTCTGGTGGAGGCAAAGCAGGAGGTCCCCACCTGGCTAGAGAGTCTGGCGTACGAACACCAGCACAAGAGCACCACCCGAGGACGCGGCAAGAG GTTCTCTGGAGGCTTCGGAGCCAGGGACTACCGTCAGACGCCCGGCGGAGCTGCCAACAGCTTTGGAGGCGGGGGCCGTGGCGGAGTGCGCACTCCTGGAGGAAACAGAGGcttcgggggaggaggag GTGGCTTTGGGGGCAACTTCTACAACAATGACGGCTACGGTGGCAACTACAGCCACTCTGGCAGCGTGGACTGGTGGGGCAACTAG
- the LOC136957754 gene encoding ATP-dependent RNA helicase DDX3X-like isoform X4, which produces MSHVVVDNPHGLDQQLAALDLNSADGQGGGGTGRRYIPPHLRNKEASKNGYPGLGSHDPGFYPAYSGGWAHRCDSPGWDGGRGNGFVNGFHDNRTNGGFGGRAPPRTDRGGRGSFRGIRGGVSFNHPMQSAGFSGEGGWGGAPRDAAYNSFGGRSDSRGKSAFFNDRGASNRGNRGGFGGGGNSRWQEDSRDEEDWSKPTVANERLEQELFSSSNTGINFEKYDDIPVEATGANCPPHIDSFHDVEMGEIIMGNIALTRYTRPTPVQKYAIPIIKSKRDLMACAQTGSGKTAAFLLPVLSQIYCEGPGEAAQATKGGQDNGKYGRRKQYPLALVLAPTRELALQIYDEARKFAYRSRVRPCVVYGGADIGQQIRDLERGCHLLVATPGRLVDMMERGKIGLDYCNFLVLDEADRMLDMGFEPQIRRIVEQDTMPPKGMRQTMMFSATFPKEIQILARDFLEDYIFLAVGRVGSTSENITQKVVWVEDGDKRSFLLDLLNATVIPSDVQEIVPDAPEKPGKDSLTLVFVETKKGADALEDFLYREGYACTSIHGDRSQRDREEALQQFRSGRCPILVATAVAARGLDISNVKHVINFDLPSDIEEYVHRIGRTGRVGNLGLATSFFNDKNSNITKDLLDILVEAKQEVPTWLESLAYEHQHKSTTRGRGKRFSGGFGARDYRQTPGGAANSFGGGGRGGVRTPGGNRGFGGGGGGFGGNFYNNDGYGGNYSHSGSVDWWGN; this is translated from the exons ATGAGTCATGTGGTCGTCGATAATCCACACGGTCTAGATCAGCAG CTTGCTGCCCTAGACTTGAACTCTGCAGACGGACAGGGTGGTGGTGGAACTGGCA GGCGTTATATTCCTCCTCACTTAAGGAACAAAGAGGCTTCCAAAAACG GTTACCCAGGACTGGGCTCTCATGACCCAGGCTTCTACCCTGCCTACAGTGGGGGCTGGGCTCACAGATGTG ACTCTCCTGGATGGGATGGTGGACGCGGTAACGGCTTTGTGAATGGTTTCCATGACAACCGCACGAACGGGGGCTTCGGAGGGCGTGCGCCCCCCCGCACTGATAGAGGTGGGCGTGGCAGCTTCCGTGGTATCAGGGGCGGAGTCTCGTTTAATCACCCAATGCAAAGTGCAG GGTTTTCAGGAGAGGGTGGCTGGGGAGGCGCTCCCAGGGACGCGGCCTACAACAGCTTTGGAGGACGCTCTGACAGCAGGGGCAAGTCTGCCTTCTTCAATGACCGTGGAGCAAGCAACAGGGGAAA tCGTGGAGGATTCGGAGGGGGCGGAAATAGCCGCTGGCAGGAGGACTCCAGAGACGAAGAGGATTGGTCCAAACCCACTGTGGCCAATGAGCGCCTGGAACA AGAGCTGTTTTCTAGCAGCAACACAGGGATTAACTTTGAGAAGTATGATGACATTCCTGTGGAGGCCACTGGAGCCAACTGCCCTCCTCACATAGACAGC TTCCATGAtgtggagatgggggagatCATCATGGGCAACATTGCCCTGACCCGGTACACACGACCCACCCCGGTCCAGAAGTATGCCATCCCCATCATAAAGTCTAAGAGGGACTTGATGGCCTGCGCTCAAACTG gctctGGTAAGACTGCGGCCTTCCTGCTGCCGGTGCTGAGTCAGATATACTGTGAAGGACCGGGAGAAGCTGCGCAGGCCACCAAGGGAGGGCAG GATAATGGCAAGTACGGCCGTCGTAAGCAGTaccccctggccctggtcctggcaccCACCAGAGAGCTGGCCCTGCAGATCTACGACGAGGCCAGGAAG TTTGCGTACCGCTCACGTGTGCGTCCCTGCGTGGTCTACGGAGGAGCGGACATCGGCCAGCAGATCAGAGACCTGGAGCGAGGCTGCCACCTGCTGGTCGCAACGCCTGGACGCCTGGTGGACATGATGGAGAGGGGCAAGATCGGCCTGGACTACTGCAA CTTCCTGGTGCTGGATGAAGCTGACCGCATGCTGGACATGGGCTTCGAGCCTCAGATCCGACGCATCGTGGAGCAGGACACCATGCCTCCCAAGGGCATGCGCCAAACCATGATGTTTAGCGCCACCTTCCCCAAGGAGATCCAG ATCCTTGCTCGGGATTTCCTGGAGGACTACATCTTCCTGGCCGTAGGTCGCGTGGGGTCCACCTCTGAGAACATCACCCAGAaggtggtgtgggtggaggaCGGGGACAAGAGGTCCTTCCTCCTCGATCTGCTGAACGCCACGG TCATTCCCAGTGATGTTCAGGAAATAGTGCCGGATGCTCCAGAGAAACCTG GTAAGGACTCCCTGACGCTGGTGTTTGTGGAGACCAAGAAGGGAGCTGATGCCCTTGAGGACTTCCTGTATCGTGAGGGATACGCCTGCACTAGTATCCATGGAGACCGttcccagagagacagagaggaggcacTGCAGCAGTTCCGCTCTGGACGTTGCCCCATCCTGGTGGCCACAGCG GTGGCTGCCAGAGGGTTGGATATCAGCAATGTGAAACATGTGATCAACTTTGACCTGCCCAGTGATATTGAAGAGTACGTTCACCGTATTGGCCGTACTGGACGTGTGGGAAACCTGG GGCTGGCCACGTCGTTCTTTAACGACAAAAACAGCAACATAACCAAAGACCTGCTGGACATTCTGGTGGAGGCAAAGCAGGAGGTCCCCACCTGGCTAGAGAGTCTGGCGTACGAACACCAGCACAAGAGCACCACCCGAGGACGCGGCAAGAG GTTCTCTGGAGGCTTCGGAGCCAGGGACTACCGTCAGACGCCCGGCGGAGCTGCCAACAGCTTTGGAGGCGGGGGCCGTGGCGGAGTGCGCACTCCTGGAGGAAACAGAGGcttcgggggaggaggag GTGGCTTTGGGGGCAACTTCTACAACAATGACGGCTACGGTGGCAACTACAGCCACTCTGGCAGCGTGGACTGGTGGGGCAACTAG
- the LOC136957754 gene encoding ATP-dependent RNA helicase DDX3X-like isoform X11 codes for MSHVVVDNPHGLDQQLAALDLNSADGQGGGGTGRRYIPPHLRNKEASKNDSPGWDGGRGNGFVNGFHDNRTNGGFGGRAPPRTDRGFSGEGGWGGAPRDAAYNSFGGRSDSRGKSAFFNDRGASNRGNRGGFGGGGNSRWQEDSRDEEDWSKPTVANERLEQELFSSSNTGINFEKYDDIPVEATGANCPPHIDSFHDVEMGEIIMGNIALTRYTRPTPVQKYAIPIIKSKRDLMACAQTGSGKTAAFLLPVLSQIYCEGPGEAAQATKGGQDNGKYGRRKQYPLALVLAPTRELALQIYDEARKFAYRSRVRPCVVYGGADIGQQIRDLERGCHLLVATPGRLVDMMERGKIGLDYCNFLVLDEADRMLDMGFEPQIRRIVEQDTMPPKGMRQTMMFSATFPKEIQILARDFLEDYIFLAVGRVGSTSENITQKVVWVEDGDKRSFLLDLLNATVIPSDVQEIVPDAPEKPGKDSLTLVFVETKKGADALEDFLYREGYACTSIHGDRSQRDREEALQQFRSGRCPILVATAVAARGLDISNVKHVINFDLPSDIEEYVHRIGRTGRVGNLGLATSFFNDKNSNITKDLLDILVEAKQEVPTWLESLAYEHQHKSTTRGRGKRFSGGFGARDYRQTPGGAANSFGGGGRGGVRTPGGNRGFGGGGGGFGGNFYNNDGYGGNYSHSGSVDWWGN; via the exons ATGAGTCATGTGGTCGTCGATAATCCACACGGTCTAGATCAGCAG CTTGCTGCCCTAGACTTGAACTCTGCAGACGGACAGGGTGGTGGTGGAACTGGCA GGCGTTATATTCCTCCTCACTTAAGGAACAAAGAGGCTTCCAAAAACG ACTCTCCTGGATGGGATGGTGGACGCGGTAACGGCTTTGTGAATGGTTTCCATGACAACCGCACGAACGGGGGCTTCGGAGGGCGTGCGCCCCCCCGCACTGATAGAG GGTTTTCAGGAGAGGGTGGCTGGGGAGGCGCTCCCAGGGACGCGGCCTACAACAGCTTTGGAGGACGCTCTGACAGCAGGGGCAAGTCTGCCTTCTTCAATGACCGTGGAGCAAGCAACAGGGGAAA tCGTGGAGGATTCGGAGGGGGCGGAAATAGCCGCTGGCAGGAGGACTCCAGAGACGAAGAGGATTGGTCCAAACCCACTGTGGCCAATGAGCGCCTGGAACA AGAGCTGTTTTCTAGCAGCAACACAGGGATTAACTTTGAGAAGTATGATGACATTCCTGTGGAGGCCACTGGAGCCAACTGCCCTCCTCACATAGACAGC TTCCATGAtgtggagatgggggagatCATCATGGGCAACATTGCCCTGACCCGGTACACACGACCCACCCCGGTCCAGAAGTATGCCATCCCCATCATAAAGTCTAAGAGGGACTTGATGGCCTGCGCTCAAACTG gctctGGTAAGACTGCGGCCTTCCTGCTGCCGGTGCTGAGTCAGATATACTGTGAAGGACCGGGAGAAGCTGCGCAGGCCACCAAGGGAGGGCAG GATAATGGCAAGTACGGCCGTCGTAAGCAGTaccccctggccctggtcctggcaccCACCAGAGAGCTGGCCCTGCAGATCTACGACGAGGCCAGGAAG TTTGCGTACCGCTCACGTGTGCGTCCCTGCGTGGTCTACGGAGGAGCGGACATCGGCCAGCAGATCAGAGACCTGGAGCGAGGCTGCCACCTGCTGGTCGCAACGCCTGGACGCCTGGTGGACATGATGGAGAGGGGCAAGATCGGCCTGGACTACTGCAA CTTCCTGGTGCTGGATGAAGCTGACCGCATGCTGGACATGGGCTTCGAGCCTCAGATCCGACGCATCGTGGAGCAGGACACCATGCCTCCCAAGGGCATGCGCCAAACCATGATGTTTAGCGCCACCTTCCCCAAGGAGATCCAG ATCCTTGCTCGGGATTTCCTGGAGGACTACATCTTCCTGGCCGTAGGTCGCGTGGGGTCCACCTCTGAGAACATCACCCAGAaggtggtgtgggtggaggaCGGGGACAAGAGGTCCTTCCTCCTCGATCTGCTGAACGCCACGG TCATTCCCAGTGATGTTCAGGAAATAGTGCCGGATGCTCCAGAGAAACCTG GTAAGGACTCCCTGACGCTGGTGTTTGTGGAGACCAAGAAGGGAGCTGATGCCCTTGAGGACTTCCTGTATCGTGAGGGATACGCCTGCACTAGTATCCATGGAGACCGttcccagagagacagagaggaggcacTGCAGCAGTTCCGCTCTGGACGTTGCCCCATCCTGGTGGCCACAGCG GTGGCTGCCAGAGGGTTGGATATCAGCAATGTGAAACATGTGATCAACTTTGACCTGCCCAGTGATATTGAAGAGTACGTTCACCGTATTGGCCGTACTGGACGTGTGGGAAACCTGG GGCTGGCCACGTCGTTCTTTAACGACAAAAACAGCAACATAACCAAAGACCTGCTGGACATTCTGGTGGAGGCAAAGCAGGAGGTCCCCACCTGGCTAGAGAGTCTGGCGTACGAACACCAGCACAAGAGCACCACCCGAGGACGCGGCAAGAG GTTCTCTGGAGGCTTCGGAGCCAGGGACTACCGTCAGACGCCCGGCGGAGCTGCCAACAGCTTTGGAGGCGGGGGCCGTGGCGGAGTGCGCACTCCTGGAGGAAACAGAGGcttcgggggaggaggag GTGGCTTTGGGGGCAACTTCTACAACAATGACGGCTACGGTGGCAACTACAGCCACTCTGGCAGCGTGGACTGGTGGGGCAACTAG